Proteins encoded together in one Chitinophaga lutea window:
- a CDS encoding tetratricopeptide repeat protein yields MNMFRYLPLLLMLVLFSCKSGEKLYNKGRYGEAVEAFVKKLQRRPSDATALQLLPRAYEAAMEYHEGRAKQALASNNDLKWESVRLEYRAMQSLYNTIRSSPAALGVVKPKDYSAAITGAQENASEARYARGVQLLEEGNKQAARAAFEEFDAALRLTPNYKDAARLRDQAYQIGLINVVVSEIDVRSPYFQFSADQFRDALVRNLENRQINTFVKFYDERRVRGERDFRPDQYMELRFMDFMVGQTYVDRYQRDVSKVISVPGNQKDSTGKVIMVDITVRATLFITKKTVASSGLLDYRITDVNDSRVLRQDRVPGSFTWQNQYGTFRGDERALSDADRALLGGRDIPPPPPQDLFMELTRPIYDRFASDLRSFYSQY; encoded by the coding sequence ATGAATATGTTCCGATACCTGCCCCTCCTGCTCATGCTTGTGCTCTTTTCCTGCAAGTCAGGAGAAAAACTCTACAACAAAGGCCGCTATGGCGAAGCCGTGGAAGCTTTCGTGAAGAAACTGCAACGCCGCCCGTCAGACGCCACCGCGCTGCAACTACTCCCACGGGCATACGAAGCCGCCATGGAGTACCACGAGGGCCGGGCCAAACAGGCCCTCGCAAGTAACAACGATCTGAAATGGGAATCCGTGCGGCTCGAATACCGCGCCATGCAGTCGCTCTACAACACCATCCGCAGCTCCCCCGCCGCCCTGGGCGTGGTGAAACCGAAAGACTATTCCGCCGCCATCACCGGCGCCCAGGAAAACGCCTCGGAAGCCCGCTATGCCAGAGGGGTGCAATTGCTCGAAGAAGGCAACAAACAGGCAGCCCGCGCGGCCTTCGAGGAATTCGACGCCGCCCTCCGCCTCACACCGAATTATAAAGACGCCGCCCGGCTCCGCGATCAGGCCTACCAGATCGGACTGATCAACGTGGTTGTCAGCGAAATAGACGTACGCTCACCCTACTTCCAGTTTTCGGCCGACCAGTTCCGGGACGCCCTCGTCCGCAACCTCGAAAACCGCCAGATCAACACCTTCGTGAAGTTTTACGACGAACGCAGGGTGCGCGGCGAACGGGATTTCCGCCCGGACCAGTACATGGAACTCCGGTTTATGGACTTCATGGTGGGCCAGACGTACGTAGACCGCTACCAGCGCGATGTATCGAAAGTGATTTCCGTACCGGGCAACCAGAAAGACTCCACCGGTAAAGTCATCATGGTCGACATCACCGTGCGGGCCACCCTCTTCATCACCAAAAAAACGGTCGCCTCCAGCGGCCTGCTCGATTATCGCATCACCGACGTGAACGATAGCCGGGTGCTGCGGCAGGACAGGGTGCCGGGCTCCTTCACCTGGCAGAACCAGTACGGCACATTCCGCGGCGACGAACGCGCGCTGAGCGATGCGGACCGGGCGCTGCTCGGCGGCCGCGACATCCCTCCGCCCCCGCCGCAGGACCTGTTCATGGAGCTTACACGCCCCATTTACGACCGGTTCGCCAGCGACCTCAGAAGTTTTTACAGCCAGTATTAA
- the accD gene encoding acetyl-CoA carboxylase, carboxyltransferase subunit beta → MSWFKRIKQGISTTTSEKKEAPDGLWHKCPNCKKTTTMKDLKEHLYVCDKCNFHNRINSPEYFEIIFDNNQFEELFSNIYPKDLLGFSDLKPYDARLKEAQKKSGLTDAMRVGFGEVNGNGLVVACMDFNFIGGSMGSVVGEKIARSIDHCIANKVPLLIISKSGGARMMESAFSLMQMAKTSAKLTQLADAGLPYISLMTDPTTGGVTASYAMLGDINTAEPGALIGFAGPRVIKETIKKDLPEGFQSAEFLLEHGFLDFILDRKELKNRLSTLLELFKK, encoded by the coding sequence ATGAGCTGGTTTAAGCGAATTAAACAGGGTATTTCCACCACTACCAGTGAGAAGAAAGAGGCGCCGGACGGTTTATGGCACAAATGCCCGAATTGTAAGAAAACGACCACCATGAAAGACCTGAAAGAACATTTGTACGTATGCGACAAGTGTAACTTTCATAACCGCATCAATTCACCTGAGTATTTTGAGATCATCTTTGATAATAACCAATTCGAAGAACTGTTTTCCAACATCTACCCGAAGGACCTCCTGGGTTTCAGCGATCTGAAACCTTACGATGCCAGGCTGAAGGAAGCGCAAAAGAAATCAGGTCTGACCGACGCGATGCGGGTAGGCTTCGGTGAAGTGAACGGCAACGGCCTTGTGGTGGCCTGTATGGATTTTAACTTCATCGGCGGTTCCATGGGTTCCGTGGTGGGTGAAAAAATCGCGCGGAGCATCGATCATTGCATCGCCAACAAGGTGCCCCTGCTGATCATTTCCAAATCCGGCGGCGCACGTATGATGGAAAGCGCCTTCTCACTGATGCAGATGGCCAAAACGTCCGCCAAGCTCACCCAGCTGGCCGATGCCGGCCTTCCCTATATTTCTTTGATGACTGACCCCACCACGGGCGGCGTTACCGCGTCGTATGCCATGCTGGGCGATATCAACACCGCCGAACCGGGTGCCCTCATCGGGTTTGCCGGCCCGCGCGTGATCAAGGAAACCATTAAAAAAGACCTTCCGGAAGGTTTCCAGAGCGCTGAGTTCCTGCTCGAGCACGGCTTCCTCGATTTCATCCTGGACCGTAAAGAGCTGAAAAACAGGCTGAGCACACTGCTGGAACTTTTCAAGAAATAA
- a CDS encoding META domain-containing protein, whose product MKKYLAFFTALAFAAACNAPKQAASSNEADLYKTWRLVEVQGQAVDTTKLQRPAEFTFDKTEQRISGSAGCNNIFGKFTVAADKLTFSPLAATKMACQDMSVESKFLSITDKVNNWKVTEGFLVLSQDGTALAKFIAK is encoded by the coding sequence ATGAAAAAATACCTGGCCTTTTTTACCGCCCTTGCATTCGCAGCCGCCTGTAATGCCCCCAAACAGGCCGCCAGCAGCAACGAAGCCGACCTGTACAAAACCTGGCGGCTCGTGGAAGTGCAGGGCCAAGCGGTAGATACCACCAAACTGCAACGCCCCGCCGAATTCACCTTCGACAAAACGGAGCAGCGCATCAGCGGTTCCGCCGGCTGTAACAACATTTTCGGCAAGTTCACCGTAGCGGCCGACAAACTCACCTTCTCGCCCCTCGCCGCCACCAAAATGGCCTGCCAGGATATGAGCGTGGAATCAAAGTTCCTGTCGATCACAGACAAGGTGAACAACTGGAAAGTAACGGAAGGATTTCTGGTATTGAGCCAGGACGGCACGGCCCTGGCGAAGTTTATCGCGAAATAG
- the smpB gene encoding SsrA-binding protein, whose amino-acid sequence MAELKNRSAYYEFAIEDKYIAGMVLTGTEIKSIRGGKVSFNDSFCYFSKGELYVKSLHISEYSHGTYANHDPLRERKLLLQKKELRKMEKKLQERGYTIVPLRIFINEKGLAKMEVGLGKGKKLHDKRDSIKQREADRELRRNFKL is encoded by the coding sequence ATGGCAGAATTAAAAAACAGATCGGCTTATTACGAATTTGCGATAGAAGATAAATATATCGCCGGCATGGTATTGACAGGTACGGAAATCAAATCCATCCGTGGCGGTAAAGTGAGCTTTAACGATAGTTTCTGTTATTTCTCGAAAGGCGAACTGTACGTGAAAAGCCTGCACATCTCCGAATACTCCCACGGCACCTACGCCAATCATGATCCCCTCCGCGAACGCAAGCTCCTGCTGCAGAAAAAAGAGCTCCGCAAAATGGAGAAAAAGCTCCAGGAAAGAGGGTACACCATCGTGCCGCTGCGTATATTCATCAACGAAAAAGGCCTCGCCAAAATGGAAGTAGGCCTCGGCAAGGGTAAAAAACTGCACGACAAACGCGACAGTATCAAACAGCGCGAAGCCGACCGCGAACTGAGAAGGAATTTCAAATTATAA